A window of Streptomyces sp. NBC_01689 genomic DNA:
TGTGTAGTTGAGGGGGACGACGAGCGGTCCGCCGGCAGTGTCCGTCGCGAGTCTTCCGACGCCGTGTGTCGACAGCCGTGCCCGGCACTCCTCGGCGCTCAGTTCCACCAGCTCGGAGTGGCGGGCGGCCTTGCCGATCCCTGGTGGCAGGTCGGCTTCACCGCCACGCAGGGCCGCCACACTGGTCTCGAGGACGTCGGCGAGGCGGATGAGTACGCTCATGCCTGGCATGGCGGTGCACTGTTCCTCCAGGTACCTGATGTATCCGGGAGCAGTACCCGCGCGGGAGGCGGTCTCTTCCTGGGTCAGGCCGAGTTCCTCGCGTCGTCGGGCGATACGGTGCCCGATGTCGCCCGACGCGTGGTCCACGGTGGCGGACGACGCGGGCGTCGATGTCTGTTCCGGCATGGCCGTTCACTTCCTCGTCTCAGGATGTCGTGACCGTCAGGGCGTCGTGCTGCGGCCCGCCGAGGACGATCTTCAGGGCGCCGGTGTCCGCGGCCCCCGAGAAGACGTCATAGGCCTCATCTGCCCACGTCGTCCCTGGTGACCCATACCTTCCCGTTGGAGGCGATGGAGGGCGATCTCTCCGACAGCCTCGTGTCCGAGCACCGTGCCGGGACGGACCTCCGGTACGTCACCCTTGAGGATGTGCAGGTCAGTCCCGCAGATGGTGACCGCGTCGACGCGGACGATCGCATCGGTGGCGTTCTGGATTGCGGGATCCGCGACGCCCTGCCACGCGGATTTTCCGGAACCATGGAACACGAGTGCTCTCATGACACCCCTTTTCTGTGCCTGGCCCTCGCCGGTGACGGCGGAGGCGGCATGCGGCTTCACCGTGGCCCGCGACCACCGTTGGTCTCCGACGGTGAGCGGAACGCCGCGCGGCGACCGTCCCACGCATGGGTTGACCTTGTATGTCCATCCTGGGCGTGACAGTTGCCGTCCGCTTGGGCCGGTCGGTACCCATCAGGGGCCGGGCGGGCAGTTCGGGCCGGTCCGGGGTCTTGCCGTACGCGGACGGTGGCGCCACACCTCACGAACAAGAGCCGAACGGCCCACCGAGGGAACTCCTCGCCCGGCCGGTCCCGGTTCACGCCTTCGAAGTCCTCGACGAGCCTGGCGGGGTCGGCGCTCCTGCGCCGGCCGAACGTCGCCCCATGAATCCGGACGCGCGAACGAAGCCGGCCGACAGCGGAGGGGGAATCACCTGGTGGCATGTTGAGGGGTGCCCTGATGGCCGAGCTCCTGGATCGCCTGGAACAGGCACACAACCGGGACGCCGGGTCGTGCTCGCGGTGCCGGCGCAGGTGATACCGGTCGGGAGCGTGGGAGCGGAAGTTCGGGGTGCCGGTGCGGAGAGGGGCGCGGTGGGGATCAGACGGTGAGGGGGGTCAGGCCGCGTGGCCCGGTGCGGTTGCGAGGGCGACCGCCTTCACCAGGCCGTCGGCGCCAGCCAGTGCACGGCGGCGCAGTTCCGCAGGGTCGAAACCCTGGGCTCTTACGGCATCGGCGAAGTGCTCGATGTCCTTGCGCATCAGGCCCTGCAGGTGGGGGGTGATGACAGTGCCCAGTGTGCGCAGTGAGGCGCTGCCTCCGCTGCTGTCGGAGATCACGTCGAGGACGGCCGGGATGTCCACGTTGAGCTGCTGGGCGAGGCGGACCAGGTCCACGGCGTTC
This region includes:
- a CDS encoding helix-turn-helix domain-containing protein, with protein sequence MPEQTSTPASSATVDHASGDIGHRIARRREELGLTQEETASRAGTAPGYIRYLEEQCTAMPGMSVLIRLADVLETSVAALRGGEADLPPGIGKAARHSELVELSAEECRARLSTHGVGRLATDTAGGPLVVPLNYTVVDDAIVFRTAPGSVPAEVVGSDVAFEVDHIDEALSQGWSVLVRGRARAVTDADGVRRLEELAYSAPWAGGERSLWVCVDPAAVTGRRIDVP
- a CDS encoding NAD-binding protein, with product MTKLLNNVMTMSNLKNAVDLVRLAQQLNVDIPAVLDVISDSSGGSASLRTLGTVITPHLQGLMRKDIEHFADAVRAQGFDPAELRRRALAGADGLVKAVALATAPGHAA